CTTACTCTCGGTAAAAATGCAGGAAATGTTTGGTGCAGCCACTGGCCCTGCCGTGGCACAGCGCCGCCAACCGGTGACGCTCTCGTTGTTATCACCCGCTGGCAGGCCACTACAAATGACCCGTGATTTAGCCGGTTTCTGGGCAGGTAGTTATGCCGAAGTGCGCAAGGAAATGCGTGGCCGTTATCCTAAACACCGCTGGCCGGAAGATCCGGCTAATGAAAAGGCGAGTGTGAGTTCGATAAAACGAAAGTGATTTTTTCAACTAGATAGGGATTGCAGTGTTTAATTATCAAAAATTTGAATATATTCTCTCGAGATGAGATAGAGAATATTTTTAGAGACAATGGTCTTGTTTATAAAAATCTTCCGCCAAATGATTATTGCTATAATTGGACTAATAATGATAAAGGTGTTGAGGGGATGACTAAACGTTTTTTAGAACGCATTCCTTGTAAAGTAGATGGGTATTGCTTTAAGTTCCTAGGGTTTGATTTTAAATATAATGGCTATGTTTTATGTAAACCTCAAAAATCGAATATTGAATATGCCGTAGGACAATGGATAGGTGGTATTTATCACCCTTTTCCTGAAATCTCTAATGATTCTGAAGAGTTTGAAGCTGATAATGACTTGGATGAGCAAAGTTTCCGCGAAGGAAAGGCGATTCAGAAACTAGTTAATGCATTCGAGAGAAACACCCAAGCACGAAAGGAGTGTTTGGAAAAAAAAGGCTGCAAATGTACAGCCTGTGGTTTTGATTTTGAAGCTGTTTATGGGAATCTGGGCAAAGGATTTATCCATGTTCATCATAAAGTTCCTTTGAAAGATGTAAGGCAGGAGCACTTCAACAACCCCGAAAAAGATCTGATTCCATTATGTCCCAATTGTCACGCAATGATACATAAAACTAGAACTGCAATGACAGTTGATGAATTGATTGACTTGATTAAAAGAAGCTCTTAATTATCGTGCAATCCTGCTATAGGTCGTGTGGCCAACCACAACAATAATCGATGTTGTGGTTGGCGCATTGATCGATAAAAAGATTAAGGGCTGTGGAAATAAATAATCCTTCTGTGCCTCTCGTAGGTCATCCCTGAGCCTTGGCGAAGCGTGACATTTCGTTGACAAGTCGCTATTCGCTTCGCTCATGACGACCTACATCAAGAGTGTTTCTTTCTACACGCTTAATTTCAGAAAAATACCGAGTCTATTCGAAACATATAATATTTTAAAACACCTGCGTTATCGGGTGATTGTCGGGTGCGCCGTAAGGCTTACCCGACCAACCTTTGGCTTGGTACTGAATGAAATATTAAAGATTTATCAATAAAAAAAACTCCACTCGGTTTTCGTAGCCTGGGTAAGCCTTACGGCGCACCCGGGTTTATATGCTCTATATCTGTGAAATAGAACAAGAACAAATACACCCATTAAAGCGATATGGTTTCACTGTACATTCATTTTCGTGACTAATAATTCTATTTTTATTATGCTGTCTTTGTTTTAGAAATACCACCAGCTGTCACCTATGTAGCTGGCTGCCTCAAAAAAACAAAAAAGAGCAGTAAAATGAATCAAGTAGTTTCAGTAAGTCTCAAATCCGCCGCTTCTTCTCTCCAATCTGCAATCGAATCGTCTTGGTCGCGTCGTGACTTTCTCAAAGCAACAGCCGCTGCTGCAGCGTTACTGTTGATTGGTTGCAAGGTTGATACCGACCAGAAGGTGAAAGAGTTTCCTTTAGGCGTCGCTGCGGCAGACCCTGAGGGCGATAACATTCAGCTGTGGACGCAATATATTGGCAAGAAAGATCTGAGGTTAATGTTGTGGCTAGAAGATGATGTTGATTTGCAAAACCCACTTTTGAATATCGAGGTTTCACCCAATAGCCATGGCTATGTTCAGTTGCAAATTAATGATTTGCAGCCGGGTGAGCGCTACATGTATAGCTTCGTTGAGTTTAAGGGCAGCAAGTCCACTCAGGTGTTTTATAACGGCCGTTTCCGTAGTAGCTTGCCGCAAGGTGCCATTGAACCGGTTCGTTTTGCTGCGGGTTCTTGTGCTTCAAATTACATGATTCCATTTACTTTGGAAAAGGCAGGTTTACGCCGTAATCTAGATGCGTTCATTTTTCTGGGTGATACCAGTTATAACGACAGCGCCTCAGACCCAGAGTCTTATCGTAAAATCTGGAGCAAGAATTTAAAAAAACGAGGTTTTCAGCGAGTACGTTCTGCCAATTGCCAGATTAGCACTTGGGATGACCATGAAATAGTGAATGATTGGGACCCGGAAACCATCGACCCAACTTTATTACGCCATGGATTAGATGCATATTTTGAACATATGCCGGTTAAACGTAATCCACAACGGCCGGATCAGATTTGGCGTAAGTTATCTTTCGGTGACACGGTTGATGTATTTGTACTGGATAGCCGCAGCGACCGCCGACCTTCAACGATGAATACGCCTGAAGCGCAATATTTGTCTGTTGAGCAATTGGCTTGGTTAAAGCGGGGGCTAAATGACAGTTCGGCCGTATTTAAGTTAATTGTTAACTCAGTGCCAATTTCACATTT
Above is a genomic segment from Pelagibaculum spongiae containing:
- a CDS encoding HNH endonuclease — translated: MQCLIIKNLNIFSRDEIENIFRDNGLVYKNLPPNDYCYNWTNNDKGVEGMTKRFLERIPCKVDGYCFKFLGFDFKYNGYVLCKPQKSNIEYAVGQWIGGIYHPFPEISNDSEEFEADNDLDEQSFREGKAIQKLVNAFERNTQARKECLEKKGCKCTACGFDFEAVYGNLGKGFIHVHHKVPLKDVRQEHFNNPEKDLIPLCPNCHAMIHKTRTAMTVDELIDLIKRSS
- a CDS encoding alkaline phosphatase D family protein — encoded protein: MNQVVSVSLKSAASSLQSAIESSWSRRDFLKATAAAAALLLIGCKVDTDQKVKEFPLGVAAADPEGDNIQLWTQYIGKKDLRLMLWLEDDVDLQNPLLNIEVSPNSHGYVQLQINDLQPGERYMYSFVEFKGSKSTQVFYNGRFRSSLPQGAIEPVRFAAGSCASNYMIPFTLEKAGLRRNLDAFIFLGDTSYNDSASDPESYRKIWSKNLKKRGFQRVRSANCQISTWDDHEIVNDWDPETIDPTLLRHGLDAYFEHMPVKRNPQRPDQIWRKLSFGDTVDVFVLDSRSDRRPSTMNTPEAQYLSVEQLAWLKRGLNDSSAVFKLIVNSVPISHFPGVLFDSGEAQRWSGYASQRADILNYIEGNQIPGVLWLAGDVHFAAMGRVDKTGPGSRSTEVTVGPFCQVINPLGGFLPRSQFDWCAAVFNYVELAFEPATGEVEVIYRGDFDNELARKTYKLV